A window of the Bactrocera neohumeralis isolate Rockhampton unplaced genomic scaffold, APGP_CSIRO_Bneo_wtdbg2-racon-allhic-juicebox.fasta_v2 cluster09, whole genome shotgun sequence genome harbors these coding sequences:
- the LOC126764062 gene encoding eukaryotic translation initiation factor 4B-like isoform X4, with amino-acid sequence MVMWINIDIYVWKKGKKKGTVISLQSFLANGDVPVGITQVAKKVRNLEGEESDDGVNTMPLVFQLPTAPRANRIFDDDSVPHSPPYIAYLTNLPFDAKEEDLQEFFGATPILSLRLPREEGETGRVRGFGYVEFENREDLINTLSLPDPSIKGRRIRIELSNESDNQGFRQRGNRRGFDGFNNSGENRESTNWRRDNNTNNSNDGYGKHFSRERKYEPDENKSNSSWRSEIRTNTNQSLESKFRNKDAERGISIKFRRDDQEFERPKLNLKPRTLPLPVVNKDLDRDIESIDENERKFKQGGVTSQKVFGSAKPVDTATRELEIEERMTEARRQQQLKQELDQGEINDKIGDIQLEKTNKDSTNYTTSWRRKDVGVQNLDNNSEGQSRGGLEIQKIESRRFNRDENLQIRNREYFDRDKGLIR; translated from the exons GGAAAAAAGGAAAGAAGAAGGGCACCGTAATATCATTGCAGTCTTTTCTGGCAAATGGTGATGTACCCGTGGGAATCACACAAGTAgctaaaaaagtaaggaaccttGAGGGTGAAGAGAGTGACGATGGAGTTAATACTATGCCTCTAGTTTTTCAATTACCAACTGCTCCTAGAGCAAATCGTATATTTGATGATGATTCCGTTCCACATAGCCCTCCATATATTGCATATTTAACCAACCTTCCTTTTGATGCAAAGGAAGAAGATTTACAAGAATTTTTCGGAGCAACACCAATATTATCTTTGCGTTTACCTCGTGAGGAAGGCGAAACAGGTCGAGTAAGAGGATTTGGTTATGTTGAGTTTGAGAATAGAGAAGACTTAATCAATACTCTAAGTTTGCCAGACCCATCTATTAAAGGTAGAAGAATTAGAATAGAACTTTCAAATGAGAGTGATAACCAAGGTTTTAGGCAAAGAGGAAATCGTCGTGGCTTTGATGGTTTCAATAACAGTGGAGAAAATAGGGAATCAACCAATTGGCGTCGAGACAACAATACTAATAATTCCAATGATGGTTATGGTAAGCACTTTAGTCGAGAAAGAAAGTATGAACCAGATGAAAATAAATCTAATAGCTCTTGGCGGTCTGAAATCAGAACTAATACAAACCAAAGTCTTGAGTCAAAATTCAGAAATAAAGATGCCGAGAGaggtatttcaataaaatttagaaGAGATGACCAAGAATTTGAAAGACCTAAACTTAATTTGAAGCCACGTACATTACCTCTGCCAGTTGTGAACAAAGATTTAGATAGAGACATAGAAAGCAtagatgaaaatgaaagaaaattcaAACAAGGTGGTGTTACGTCTCAAAAGGTCTTTGGTTCTGCAAAGCCAGTTGATACAGCAACTCGTGAATTGGAGATAGAAGAAAGAATGACCGAAGCTCGTCGTCAGCAGCAGTTAAAGCAAGAACTTGATCAAGGTGAAATCAACGATAAGATTGGAGATATTCAGCTGGAGAAAACTAATAAGGATTCTACGAATTATACTACAAGCTGGCGTAGAAAAGATGTTGGGGTGCAAAATCTGGATAACAACAGTGAGGGACAGAGTAGAGGTGGACTGGAAATACAGAAAATCG aAAGTCGTCGTTTTAACAGGGATGAAAATCTTCAGATCAGAAATCGTGAGTACTTTGACCG GGATAAAGGCTTAATACGTTAG